The DNA window ttttttttgtcatactaGCATTTTGCTCTTGGGgtgccccctggtggtgtggGGTTCCTAAGCAGCCGCTTAATTCGCATgtgccttgggccggctctcTGTGAGTTTGTGCACGTCATGGGGGGAAGTTTGAACATTCTGAACATCTCTCTGTTCTTTGGgaattgagtgtttttttatatattattttcatcttttcaccTCTTAAGAGGGTTCCTGTTTTACATCTAAATTTACCAGGGTGAGAAAACcataattttaagtttattcCGTCCAAACTGAATAACGCTGGCTGATCCGAAATactgttaaaattaaatgaagttTTAAAATTCAGCTTGTCGTGGAATATGTAGCCCTTTATAGAAACACGACGGAAGAGAAAATGGCCGCTTATCAATTAAGCGCCCATCGATCGGTGAGATCCTACAACTTTGGATTTATTAACATTAATTGATAACTTGCATCGCCAATTGCTGATATTTTAccaagtgctttttttttgttgttttttggtaCTAGGATGTTGTCgtgtttttgttctgcagaACTGCCTGCACTCTGTGCTGGAGCACGTCGCCGTGTACGGACAGGCGGTGTTCAGGCTGCAGAGGTTCATCGACGAGGTGACGGGCCACAGCTCAGAGCCCGGCCCGCCGGGCCCGGCCTCCTCCCACAGCTACAGGAAGGGCTCGGAGCCGCCTTTCAGGACCTACCAGGCTTTTGTTTGGGCTCTCAACAAATACTCCGCCAGCTTCAAAGAAGAGCTGACCGCAATCGAGCGAGAGGTCATCAGCAACGGTAAGCAGAACGGCAAGCTTCGAGTTCATTATCGTAAAGAGTTTGTTTTGGATTCCCTTTGATAAGAGAGCCACAGCAGAGCTTCGCTATTAACTGTGTAAACAGTGAGAGGTCCCACTCTGTTCCTTTCACTTTCAAGTCATTTTTCAGGGTTGAATAAATACGGCTTTAAATGGCCATAGGCTATTTATGTTTAAGGCCATTTAGAATTGCTGTTTGTTCCTTAAATTGACCTAAAATGTCTGAGCTATGCAAACACAGATGTATATATTCCGAGGGACAAAATCTTTTGATGATTACCATGATGACATCTGCTCCATTCCTGTGTGCGCCTATCTAATCCTAAAGGGAAAACCTATCCATGTTATTACTGAGTATTGATGTGTTTCCCGAGGGGCagctttcttgttttgtatGAACTGTTGTCTGTTTGCAGATGAGACGGTGACCCTGTCCGGCGTTCTAGAGCGTCTCAGCCCTCACCTGGCCCAGATCAAAGTGTTGCACAAAGTCTTTTGCACGGGAGTCGCTGAAGTTCCCCCGGCAACCCCAAATGTTGTGCGGGCCTCTCACTTGCTCAATACTCTCTACAAGGCTATTATAGAATATGACAGTGTTGGAGATGCATCAGAGCAAGCggtgagtttttttaaaaataatttttattctaAACCTAAAGGTGGAGTTTCTGGGTATTAACAAAGAAACAGAGTTAATGAAATTTTATACATACTTCCGCGAATCCGCTACTGTGCTAATAGAGGAGCtaattggttttttttgtatagCGCTTTTGCTAACTATGAAAACATTCAGCACACTTCTAAAGCGGTAATTTACTCGCCTGTTTTGTAATCTTGAAGTTGAATAAAGGTAGACATTTGTGTTGGAAGTTTGGGTTATTGACTGTCAAGAATTTTTCTAGTAGTTAaacgtttatattcatgctcttattttgacagTGATGAAGACTGCTTATGCAGCAGTTGGTTCCCTCTTCtctcttttgttcttttctccCCCCATCCCATTATCTTCgtaacataaaagaaaacatggaaagtaGAGAACAAcatacaaacataaatacaatatatagGGAAATTATAGAACATGTAAATGATACATGgcaaaattaaattggtgtttGAAGGTTGTAGTCTTTCAAGGGCAGATATAGTTTGAGTTGAAGTCGGTGCTTTActattagcttccactaaacaCAAAGCTGATATAATGCTTTAGTATTAGCTTTCACTAAATACCAGGTTGATGTgccactttagcattagcatccgcTAAATACAATGATGGTGTAGTGCATTAGCTTCCAATAAATACCGGCTTGGTGCAGTGATTTAGCTTTAGCGTAACTAACGTTTTAGCTAGCGGTACCCACCGCTGGTTAAATGTGTGGCCATTCTTTCTGTACCAGGTGGCTCTGCTCTTTTCTCTGTGGACTGAGACGGTCAGGCCATATTTGGAGATTGTGGATGAGTGGATTGTTCACGGCCATCTGTTCGACCCTGCCAAAGAGTTCATCATCCAAAGGTTAGCTTCAAGGAATCCTTACACACACTTCCCACATATGTAGCAAATTGTAAGCACAAATTTGAAGatgactatttttttatttgtaataagaTTAAAAAGAATCATTCACCTTCCATATCCACAACATGTTAATATGTTCCGCTTTGAGTCTCGATAAGGTGTGTAAGTTTGTAGTTGTGACACTGTTCAAGCAGTCTGACTATTTGAGGAAAGCCACCAAAGTAGATTCACAATTGTTAATATTATGAAATCCAGAACatctatgttttgttttgttttctagaaaTAAGGACGTCCCAGTAAACCACAGGGACTTCTGGTACGCCACCTACACCCTGTACAGCGTCTCCGAGATGGTGGACAGCGAGGAAAAGCTGAACGACGCAGCCAGCGGGAGCTCCGGTGGGGATCCGGGCTCCAGCAACAGGCAGCTCACCATGGTGTCCTTCCTCAAACCAGTGCTGAAGCAGATCATCATGGCCGGGAAGTCCATGCAGTTGCTCAAAAATCTGCACTGTAAAGAAGCCCAGGATTCCGAGAGATCCTCCAGAGGTCGGTGTTTGTCCTGTTAGTGCGtcattacagtatttttttgattttattttgaaggaatgTGTTCACGACctcagaaaaataacattgcAGATGCAGAGAGGAAGAGTTTGTACACGGTGTTTCTGGAGTCTGTGCAGTCCCGCCTGAGCAGCCCAGAGGAATCCCCGATCGACAAGATGACCGAGCAGCAGGCCACGACCAGGAGCATCATAAAGATGCAGTCCATCATGGCGCAGCACCTGGAGATCGAGGACGTCCACGATCCACTCTTAGCCATCAACTTCGCCAGGTAGCAACAAACCGAATCACCTTTTTTGCTTAACTAATGGTAACTGTGGCTGTGCtgggaaaaataattaaagtatttctatGAAAGCTACATGCATTGGAAGTAATGGCATGTATTCATATCTGATTTAAAAGGGcagaattatgtaaaatcaacttttttgagcttttcatGATATAATGTTATTCCATAATCAGAAAcgcacctggagtgttgccttgatttttttttcatgcatgtttgagaaatcctttaatctcccattgcaaccattcagctgtgcaaaacgcctgggtggacatagctccgcctttgaggacagagctcctcctcagagctgcagtttctaagcTTCTACAGTGCAGccctccttcagactagccagcagcaattagcaaacacctggtggaactgtgcgtctgctgagctcattataggagctgcttctcagcaAAAACATAGTTAAAGGGTTAAttgaggagccatgttgtgatgactttctgaaggccaagtttcataaaaaacaagagtttttaaagggacagattttcttttaagtgatatttaatatatagcatttttttaaaataaaagagttacctgattgtgctacaaaatggcactaggtgcctggaaaacacatactACTGCCCTTTAAAGACAGAGTGGGTTCAAAGAAAAAATTAGAAGCCCAAAATTAATGTGACATTCATGCACCTTCTTCTTCAGACTCTACTTGGAGCAGAGCGACTTCCACGAGCGCTTCTCTGGCGGCGACTTCATCGTGGACCGCTCGTCTCAGTCGGTCACCTGCCAGACCTTCGAGCTCACCCTGCGCTCCTGCCTCTACCCCCACATCGAGAGGCGTTACATCGAGTGCTGCGGCAACCTCATGAAGACTCTGAAGAAAGACTACAAGTAGGCACcgctgtgttgtgtttttaaatttttttgaaaaatattttattcttgttgCTCTAAGTGCTTACCGTTGTGTCAGGTCGTATCcagcatgttgttgtttttcggCAGGTTGCTGGAATACCTCCAAGCCATGAGGAACTACTTCCTGCTGGAAGCCGGAGACACCATGTATGACTTCTACACCGCCATCTTTGACAAGGTGCAGGAGAAGGAGAGCTGGCAGCAGCCTTCTTTTCTCAACATGCTGCTGCAGGAGGCAGTGGGACAGCGCTACCCGGAGGACAGCAGCAGGTACTACAGGTCTTTGCTGTCAGATAGATGTAGCAGAGTGAAAACTGTGCGATGGGGTATTAGGGCAATCctccccaccccccaaaaaaagagcGACAGaaaatttcctagaaaaaaatgtaacattttgagattaatgtaagatttatttatttatttatttttgttgaaaaaactAGGAAATTcctgagtttgaaaaatgttaaatttgccagaaataactcagaaattctgagattaatctcagaaatcttgtATAAataaggaaatttctgagtttcaagaGTTGAAAATTCATAACTTacgaaactcagaaattttctagttttttccTTGTACATTTCTGAGACCTCAAAATATCGgagttgtctttttttgtgcatatttctgagttttccaACCcagagattaatctaaaatttaaaattttaaaaagtttttttctctc is part of the Xiphophorus hellerii strain 12219 chromosome 9, Xiphophorus_hellerii-4.1, whole genome shotgun sequence genome and encodes:
- the tubgcp5 gene encoding gamma-tubulin complex component 5 isoform X2 — protein: MEGEDVDAGPFPDTPEWSEDESEDDDRQQPISREDSGIQLDRTPQEDQDTTSKMVPVAWTVGEPDARTWLEQHVVTPYWVAHAPRFSHSLHLHSNLLNVWDQHLYNTDPLYLPEEKAFVTETQVVRETLWLLSGVKKHFIFQHHDGKVSVRNNVVVTHLTSNCLHSVLEHVAVYGQAVFRLQRFIDEVTGHSSEPGPPGPASSHSYRKGSEPPFRTYQAFVWALNKYSASFKEELTAIEREVISNDETVTLSGVLERLSPHLAQIKVLHKVFCTGVAEVPPATPNVVRASHLLNTLYKAIIEYDSVGDASEQAVALLFSLWTETVRPYLEIVDEWIVHGHLFDPAKEFIIQRNKDVPVNHRDFWYATYTLYSVSEMVDSEEKLNDAASGSSGGDPGSSNRQLTMVSFLKPVLKQIIMAGKSMQLLKNLHCKEAQDSERSSRDAERKSLYTVFLESVQSRLSSPEESPIDKMTEQQATTRSIIKMQSIMAQHLEIEDVHDPLLAINFARLYLEQSDFHERFSGGDFIVDRSSQSVTCQTFELTLRSCLYPHIERRYIECCGNLMKTLKKDYKLLEYLQAMRNYFLLEAGDTMYDFYTAIFDKVQEKESWQQPSFLNMLLQEAVGQRYPEDSSRLSVFLEPLDASRKKHPVNNLEVLTLSYKVPWPVDIVISSECQKIYNQVFLLLLQIKWAKYSLDTLRFSDFAEVTKKLEGSPAEEAKLKEPISQQIHRMCLLRVKLMHFVNSLHNYIMTRILHSTGLEFQHQVQEAKDLDQLIKIHYRYLATIHDRCLLREKVSFVKEAIMKVLNLVLIFSDRWQAGFGAWKIESIDKMESDFKNCHMFLVTILNKAVCRGSFPHLESLALSLMAGFEQC